gaaGATTATTATAAGAAATACCAGTCTAATAATTCATAATATCAGCTTGCATAGATTATCCTTTAAAGACCCATACTTCTTTGACTCtacatgtattttttttgtaggaGGTGCAGCATTTTTTTTAGGAATTTTTGTATCTCCTCCATcaaaatttatttcaatatattatattttaaatggaaatacAATGAATTGTTCCCCCTCCTCCTCCTCAGCAGTCTGTAAGTCAGTCTCAAATGTGTTGTGATTTTACCTGACATCAATTTCTCCTCCTTCATGCATAATAAAGCCACCATCTGCTGACCTCATTCTCATCAAAAAACCTGCTAACTTTTccctaaaattaaaaaaagaacaaagtACTGAATAACCTATTATAGTTTGTTTAAGTTGTATTTACAATTTGCAGTATATGTGCAGTATATGTGCAGTATATGTGCAGTATCTATGCAGTATATGTGCAGTATCTATGCAGTATATGTGCAGTATATGTGCagtatatatgttttaattatCTGTGgatactgttttattttataaggGTTTTGTCAATATGTTTTTGTCAACATTCTCACCTATTGACTACAGAATATGCTTCTTTTGTTCCTATTGTAGAAAGTGCCAAGACAGCAGCATATGTGGTTGCTAAATGCGCATATTGGCCAGGTCCACctgtaatttaatattcaaataaCATGTGATAAGATTTATCCTAAAATGAATGGCTGGTAACAAATGTTCAGAAGATGTGTTAAAAATAAGATTCATAAGTTAAAATAAGTTATTTCACAAAATGAAATTGAGTAGATAAACTTTGATGATACCTCCAAAACCACCACCTGGATGTTGACATTTTCCAATAAATTGTGCTACtctacaaaatacaaaacaatattcGGTTCAAGAACAAAAGGAAAAATTTAACATtagataaattaaaatgaaaagaaaatacataaaaatatacagtatctcatataaataaatgataaagacgctagtaaattaacaactgaacattttattgcactacaggctgtttcatgagtatgaactcaatcttcaggtgcttggctctgaatgATAGTCACTTGTGAATACAAAAAGCTATAATGAAGTTGTAAGGCAAACTGTTTATGTGAACAATAGTATGCTAATTAGCAAGTACAACACATCTCTATTTCCTGGACAGTCTATTGTTAACCAAAttcttattatctaaattactgATACCTTAATAGAAACTTTCTCCTATGTCTACATGCACTGACTAATTCGTTCCTATGGTTAAGTGAGCTGGTTTCAGGCTTGCTTATGATACAGTATCTATATATTCTATATCTTTTATTCTGTTATCAGATggataaagcttggttcccactagaacgtaacgcaaggacgtaaacgtaacgcaatcgttttaaccaatgacaagcgaagttatagacagttagcaatcacaagtgaataagccatcgcttgtgattggtcaattcacttgcgttgcgttacgtccttgtgttgcgtcactagtagtgggaaccacgcttaactaaTTCAGGtttgtaactactgtggagtagctttgcatcAGACTGTTGaataattggtcagatgttttgccctactctttttgtactttatactttTACATTGAGAACACTCGCTAGGCTAGTTATCTGGAGGTTGTGGGTTTCAGTCCCACGAGTCAGAGTATGGCAAAATATCCAACCAATTAAGTCAGGTTTAAAACTACAgcctaaaaaaaattgttttccccTCTCACCATTTCTTATTTATTGGTAGTTTTATACTTACTGCGATGCATATTCTTCTGAAATCTTCTCTCCTAGAAGTTCTAAGCTGTGTAAGATCCAGTAACAGAGCCAAGGTTTGCTAGCATCCAGGCACTCGTAAGATTCTGAAAGGTGCTTCAATCCCTTGTTCAGGTAGCCTAGATGCTTTTCACGTTCAAGTTTTGGTCTGAAAAACATtgattgatatattgattgattaattgatatacaagTGTATTGTAGAAACTTTTTCATATTCGTACTGTTCAACTACATTtcagataataataaataataatatttttaaattattacctggttttgttgtttttgatgtttacagaataattattaatgaattatATGTGAAATGTAAATAAGCTAAGTGGCCATAATGACACCTATTCCATATGAATATGTTGTCCATGTATATACATGGTTTTCAAAATACAGGTCTTCAATATTTTACTAAGTTTCAAACATTTCTACAAAAACGTCATACATTTTACTTATACAGTAATTATCCTTAAAATAATTCCTTGTCTTACATTTTATTTGAACCAGATATAAATGTTTGATAAACTTCACCAACTGATGCTTCTACTTTTTCctgcaataataaataaattaaaatcaagacAAACGTAACAAAACCAAGGAGAAAACATACATTTGTTAAAAGGTGGTAATCCCTACCTAACTAGGCTAGTGCAGTGGTGGCATTGTTTAGTAGGTGATCACATAAATGATGTGATCGACCTATCTAGGCTTACTCAGTAGAGTAGGCTACTGCCTAGGGTTacagtgagtgagcctcgaacctctgccgatgttatggctacgtaattacggttccactgtcttaaccactcggccactcactcactcacgcctcaatttttgacaattaagatgttattaacaatattgacgATTCTAGCGGCAGAAatgaaaaatacatattttgtcttttttggcgtttcatgattttgggcgttccataaccggcggccgaaatgatcagacacccTGCCTAAGACTAAAGTAGCCTCCCTTATAACTtatataatgtaggcctagctagtagctagtaggcctagcctaggctagtagtagtactactactactagccaaAAAAAGGCGTATGAAGACACATGTTGCACAGATTACGTCatatataaacattcatttgattattatattattcattacCTGTTCTAAGCTAGAATTAGTATGATAACCATCTGCTTTTGAACGTTCTTTTTTCATTTGCTCAAAGTTTTCAATACACCTGGGCGCTGCCatcttgttattttttttatgataccGCCctcaatatatttattgttttgttgataTGATGTGTGGCGCGTGTGTATGTTGGGGCGGGGCATCTTTAATTTACATATCATTACCTATGCAAGGTCCCTCGGTAGCGTACGGTGACctttttcaaattttgtaaaCAAGTCAAAAAGCACGTCGTGTTGTTGTGTTTGTGGAAAAAGAGAACAGAAATTACGTGGTGTTTGTCTTGAAATTGCGTGTTGTTTACGGCTGATACTCTTATAAAACAACCGAGGCATTTCATATCGAAAATACGTTTCATTTGGTAAGTATTAAGTGATAGTAAAGATTGTTTAGAATGGAGGTTCTGTTGTTCAAAACAATGAAACGTGCGACCAGCATATTGTCCCGACCCACCCGTACCTCGTAGTAGAGATACTGACTACAATTACAACTACTGACTGATAAGCAAGGTATAGAAATAATCTACTTTCTATACTATATATTGAGGTACCTGTAACACTGGTCTATTTTAGTACATATGCATGTACATTTGTTTTCGTTTTACAATAATTTGTATTGTACAACTGAAGACAATTTTTGTTATATAggtttatttataattgttttcttttttcctCCTGTGTTTTTTTAGATTGTTTAATGTACGATCACGTCTAAAGGCAATATGTCTTTATCTGACACAGAAGTAGAAGTAAACCATCAGAACAGCAATGGAAGCCcaggaaaaaagaaaaagaaatcaaAGATATCTTTAATAATACCAAATTTTTTTAGGTCTAAAAGTCAACAAGATGACAGTGTTGATGAAGGGGGACTGAGTGATGATGAAAAATGTGGCAAAATAGAAGACGATGAGCCATCAGAAATGGATGTCGACGTCAAAGAAGAATCAACATCCAACCGTATAACAATACCTGGAAGCAATTCTGGTGCTTGCTCGGCTCCAATTTTACATGAACCAGTCTGGCCTATGACCCCACCAGAGTCTGTCCATCCATGCCTACGTATCGGTCACCGACGAAGGAGCACAACAATTTCAGAAGGAGAGAATTTAGAAGAAAAAGTATGTATGTCTAGATGTCGCCATGTTACTTTCTCGCCAGATACCATTGACCCTCCACCGAGGTCAAGCAGTTATTGCAAGTATCTTGAATCTAAGTCGTCATGTCCTATCAGAAATCTGAAGCATGAGAAACACAAACAAAAGATGGTAGGttaaaaaacaatgattttgaaaGAATGTCTAtgaatgtatataaatataataatcaattgAATTGTCAGAAGTGTtggtatttgtttttgttttatttctttctaaCCTCTTAAattctaaattatttttatctCTTTATGACTAAACTTTTCTATTGTCccacaaaacatgaaaaatgaataaataaaattaaaaaaaagttgaataGACCATAAAGTTAATTTACTTTTGCTgaaaaaaacttgaaaaaaaatattgatttcgcttataaaaaaacaaaataaatatattattttttcaaacttGTCAGCTCAGACAATTCAAAATTATGTTGTCATCTAATGatgtttaaacaatttttgcaattcctttatattttataatcaaaCTGCAATATAGGTGAAAGGTTAATATTTTTAAGTACATAAAGTTTAGTGCCTGTTTTTGTGCAGGTCTGCCATGAGCATGATGTGTTGTTTGGGCATATACCTTGTAACCTATTCAAATCATTTTGGTTAAGTGttgtttaaacattatttattgacATTATCAAACACAAtcataaatcaatcaaatagCAGTGATTGTGCAAATAAGTCTTTCCAATGATATCATTTCATGGTTTGTTTGTGTTTACGTTTGTAACAAGCGACATAACAGACAAAAAATATTTCCATCAAAATGACCCAGTGTCAGTATACTACTGTTGCTTAAACTTTTCTGCTCATTTTGGTAGAAATTTAACATTTCTCTTGTATAGAGTTTTTTTCTACCTCAGTGTTACATTTTCACTTCTATTCTACCATCTActaaattttatttatgcaaataAGTAGTTAATTAAGAAATCAATACTAAAGTATTAAGAAAGCAGTTTTACATTGTTTCATAGtttcacattattattatacttgtTGTCATTATtatctttactttttttatctttattttactttatatattttgtatgtttgtattgtatttttatgtgatGGATTGTGTCTGTCATGAATTTCTGCAAAAACCAAATCAATCTGATACACATTGTAGGATATGGGTCATAGGTCAACTGCATTGTAGATTTATTGTGTAAACAAGACCTTGATCTCTATCTTGACCTTGTAATCTAAAGTTCTTTTATACTTTGAACCTTAAAACAAGCTAAACACTATTGGTGCAAAAAACTGtttcatttcttttcatttattttgtcaattgaAAACAcgataatataatacaatactgtacaaataaacataaaaaaacccaCGGATGGTGACAGGGTTGAACAAATTAATGCAAACTTAATTGCTGTATGATTTTTTTCTGCTGTCATGGAGAACTTCTTGTTCAAAGAAAATAAACGAGTTAGTATAAAACAAGCAAACCACTCAtaagaaatgttttaactttcTTCTTTGAAGGAAATAAACAAGTTAGTATAAATGAGTGTTTGTTCACTCTAGGAAATGAAATTTAtactaaacaaaaataattccTTTGAGGATTAAAACattgaaatttgaaactgttcACTGTACTATAAAGATATGGGAACAAAAGATTGCTAAAAAATGAAACCAATTTCAATTGTTGAATGTACAGTCACCGGATAAAAAGACAAAACCATACAAAACTACACTTTGTTTACCATAGAAAATTGTTTGATGGAATGACTATCAAAATCAAGCTTTCTGTAGCCCAAAATGAAATGATATTCTGAATGTGAACTAACAAAACAACATTATAATCTTTCTCTACCTTCCTTCCTGAACTCAATACAACCTTGATATCTAATAATACAATTCATGCTTTCTGTGTCATCTGCTTGACCCTTTATTCTGGTTTTCCATATGTTAAGTATTTCTAACAGGTAAGCATTTGACAAAAGGATTTAGAACTTATGTATAAAATTCTTTATATCAAACCAATGGTACAAATTACGAAAATATATAAGATAGATAAATACCTTCTTGACGGTTTCACAAACAACTTCTTCATTTGTTTGATATAAAGAATTTTATACACATTGTTAACAAACCAGATGAATACAATCATAGATTTAGaacttattttgttaaaaatataagTCTTTCTTTATATCATACAAAATTATGGTCTATGTCTGACAACAATGATCTTGTTATTcttgattacaaaaaaaattcattatttaatagaaccattctttttttttttttttttgcagtttcAGTTAAAAAAAGTGAATTTGAGTGATTTCCTATCAACCAGCCACCAGCGAAGTCCGTTGACATTCACTATGTCATGTGATATGATGTTTTAAgggtgattggtcaatttgatACTGTGTAATTAATTTGACTGAACAATTTTATCATGCCGTACATTAATGCCCGCTGGTGGCGCTTGTACAGAAATAGtatcattatcaatataaaaaaaaacactctaGAGGTATCAACAAGAACAAACCAGGGTGGGACAACTTGTTGATGATAGCATTGAAAATTGTGCTCTTCCATTTTATTGTCTTTTATGTCTATTGATACATTCGTTAGGGGCCCACttgttaaatgttataaatcaaACAAGGCTATCAACATCAGTAACTGTACATGAAGTATAGTCATGTCCCGGAACCACTCTATAGCCACCACGGATAGACTTCTTCATATCAGTGCTTCTATAAATAATGGATGACTTTTGGGAGCTGGAATGCtggtagaccaaacccagtaccatTTCGATCATTTGGGAATTTCTCCCCAATAATACCAGCtttaagtatttaaaatacaaacttTGTTTTGATACTCTATGAGAGTAAAattgtatttcaatttaaatattctTGTCTTGAAGCATTTATATCTGAATCAGGGAAATGTAAATGTTgtctgaatgaagatgatctgtcCTCAAGAtacaatatattgtaaatatagaTTAAGAATTTGTAATATATATGTAACTTTAAGTACAGTTTGGCCGAGTGCATGCAGATAAACTTCGCCTGGAGGAAATTAATGGACATTGATTTGATCATATCATTATTGATTTGATCAATCAGATCATGCATTGATTTGAACATATCAGATTGTGTATTGATTTAACCAATCAGATCATGCATTGATTTGACCATATCAGATCGTGTATTGATTTTACCATATCAGATCGTGTATTGATTTGATATAATCAATTGTATAAATTATGTCTAGATGGGGATTTGGAATATCTCAATGTAGAGTACTGTATATCAGTTTTAGACATAAATATTTTAGGGTtaaagccaatttacacagacgagccgTAACGGTAATGAAAATGTTTTACATTCTACGTAGGACAACCTACGCGTTTTTCCGCCtaccgttaccactcgtctgtgtaaattggcctttagtgTCTTCCAGTATAAGTTAAGGTATGTTAAGCAACTCTTTCATGTATCGTTTCATGTATGTAATGTGCTACTAAGGTATTCATAGTTTAGTGAGTAAAGTACAATATATAGAAAGTCCTTCTATTATTTGTACtttattaaatgtactgtattatacaatttattgtaaacaggtcatagttatttaaaaaaataaatgttaactttttgGTTAAACCAGTTGACAAGTACTTGCTTGCTACGTTTCAGCTACTTTCAGTAGCCTTGGTCACGCAAATGACGTAGTAAGTAAGTACTTGTTAACTGGTTTAACcaaaaagttaacatttattttttttaatatcatttgaAACCAGATAAAATTTTTTGAGAAGGTCATACAGTAGTTACTAATTCTAAAATGATTGGCACTTGTTTACAATGAGTTGATTTAATTTATGCAgattaaactaaaattaattttgatataaatattaataataaatactctATGCTAAGGttaatatatattgatatatattgatatatatgattgatatatattgatatatatgattgatatatattgatatatattgatatatattttatatattgatatatatgattgatatatattgatatatattgcttgaaaaaataaattacttaaaCCTTGTAAactaaagtataaataaaaattaaaaatatcagcatattttaaacacaaaaatagtGACAGACAAACATTTGAGTAAACATGATTTGAATGTTAACATATCATTCTATCtgaattttgtaataaaaattaagATTGTGAAGAAGATTGTAAATTGTTAGATATTACTAATTGTAACAATGTGCACAGAATTATCCTGAtggttttgtattgttttctcCAGACATACAAATTTGCCGATTACTGTTCTTTTAGCCCGTTTAATTTCCCCACAGATAACAACTGCCGTTCTACCAGTCTAGTAAAAAGTTATAAGCATCTCCACTTGCCTCTGCAGGTACATTGGCTGGATTATCCTGAGAATgatgaataaataaacatttttattttacttaatatTGGATCGAGAAAGGAAACAGGTTAATATTCAGGAACAGAAGAAGGTATTCAACAAGCTTAACTACTATCAGTaagaatattttaaaagtaaatcaaACAATTGATTATGAATAGTAAAAGAATTCACctcaaaatctgtaaatttgaGAGGTTTATCATCTTGTGGCGAAGAGTCAAATGTAAACTCTGCCATATCAAGTTCTGCCGCAGGTTCTGCCACTGGAAGGTTTTGCGGAGCAGGACCTCTTGCTGCTGGTGTGTTCATCTCAGACGTAACACCATTGGTACGTGCGTTACCCTGAAATGTTGGATTCTCATTCCATGAGGTAGGTTGCTGGGTAACAACCCTCATTTTTGGTTCCTCATTCCATGTTTGGTTACCATGATAGGGGGAAGCTTTTTTAGGCAGTAGTGAGTCTGTGACAGAGGGAAAATCTATCGATAACGGTGATGGAGGAGAGTCTTTTTTCTGTGGTTGAACTTTAATCTTTGAGGATTCACGCTTTGGCGATGTTGATCCTTTCCTGCCTTTTTTCGAAGATTTTGGCGATTTCTTTTCTCGTTTTGGGCTCCTTTGTTTTCTATCTGAAGGTGTAGATGATGAAGATTGTAAATCTAATTTTAAATGTTCTTGGACGCTTCGGGCACGGTATGCACTTGGAGCAACATTTCTTGATTCATCGATGAGGTTTTCTCGTGAACATGAGCTAGTGTTTGTCCAGTCATTGGCAGATGATGCTGATGTGGTAGTTACAGTTAAGTCTTTGCTAAAGTCTGTTAATATTGAGTCTTCTAATCCGCCATCGATTGTTGTCTCCTCCTTCCAGCCAGAATCCAGCAATTCATTCTCCCGTGGCAATGTTGTTTCCATGTTTTCTTTATTTGGAAGAGGAATTTTTTGCTGGCactgtaaagaaaaaaacagaatagaaacattattattaacatttaacatttGTTACAACGATAAGGATATGTTTCTTAGTCTATACAAATCTTTAGTCCGCCCTATCTTAGAATTTAACTGTTGTGTCTGGGCACCTCATCAAATTGGACTGATTAAGAAAATCGAGTCGGTTCAACAAAGAGCTACCAAGTCATTTTCAGAATTAAAACATTTGGCTTATCCATATAGATTGAAGTTTTTGGGTTTACCTACACTGGAGTACAGACGATTAAGAGCGGATATGATCCAAATCTTCAGAATTATAAATGGTTTGACGTTATAGAATGCAGGAAGTTTTTTACATTTGTTGATTGTCATGGAACTAGAGGTCTCTATACAAgttatataaaaacaagtttaggcTTAATTCCAGGAAGTTTTCCTTCAGTTGTAGACTCGTGGAATAATAGCTTACCATCTAATGTGGTAAAAGCTCCAAATTTAAATCTATTCAAGTCACTCCTCAATGATAATTGGAAGTCCCTTGACTGCAAGTTTACTTTTTCACATTAATATAAAAACTTTGGAACATTGTGTGTACATCCGGAGCCCTAAACATCTATATTTTGGTTATAAGAAGACAGGAAGGGTCATATAAGCTATATTTAGCTTTCTAACCGACCCATAACATCAAGCAAGTATCAAGCAAGTATTATAATACAACTGTTTGCATTGCATTTATTAaatgcataggcctaggcctataaagtTTTTGGCTACAACCTACTGGTGTTTCCCACGTGAAAGGGGCAGAAAATTCATCTCTCCACGTTAACATCtggaagaaaatataaaaataaattgtttagttttacataattcaatattttaggTATTATCCTGACTGTGTaataaatattaggcctagggcctagagGCCTAATTAATTATCATTTGGGTTtggctagctataggcctaatcaAAACAAACACTTACTGTTCCTTTACTCTGAGACCCATCATGATCAGTGTGATGTACCATTTTCTGTCCTGTTTTCACCTGCCATTTTAATACATCATCCGGTCTATCATCTGAACCACCACCACCCAATTGAATTTGGTATTTTAGGGCTAGCTTTGGATCTATAAACCAGTCGTTCAGGCGTTCGTCCTTTTCGTCCTGGTTCAACCTTTCCCATCTGTCATACCCGTATTCTTCGATCTTTTCTCGCTTTTCTGTTACTATATTTTGGGCAAGAGAACTGATCGAGGAAAAGTAATCATCACAGATCTTTTCTATTTGCATTTTCCAACGATTTAGTTCCTATATCAaccaaaaattgaaa
The window above is part of the Antedon mediterranea chromosome 10, ecAntMedi1.1, whole genome shotgun sequence genome. Proteins encoded here:
- the LOC140060495 gene encoding uncharacterized protein — protein: MSLSDTEVEVNHQNSNGSPGKKKKKSKISLIIPNFFRSKSQQDDSVDEGGLSDDEKCGKIEDDEPSEMDVDVKEESTSNRITIPGSNSGACSAPILHEPVWPMTPPESVHPCLRIGHRRRSTTISEGENLEEKVCMSRCRHVTFSPDTIDPPPRSSSYCKYLESKSSCPIRNLKHEKHKQKMFQLKKVNLSDFLSTSHQRSPLTFTMSCDMMF
- the LOC140060494 gene encoding uncharacterized protein, whose product is MQIEKICDDYFSSISSLAQNIVTEKREKIEEYGYDRWERLNQDEKDERLNDWFIDPKLALKYQIQLGGGGSDDRPDDVLKWQVKTGQKMVHHTDHDGSQSKGTMLTWRDEFSAPFTWETPCQQKIPLPNKENMETTLPRENELLDSGWKEETTIDGGLEDSILTDFSKDLTVTTTSASSANDWTNTSSCSRENLIDESRNVAPSAYRARSVQEHLKLDLQSSSSTPSDRKQRSPKREKKSPKSSKKGRKGSTSPKRESSKIKVQPQKKDSPPSPLSIDFPSVTDSLLPKKASPYHGNQTWNEEPKMRVVTQQPTSWNENPTFQGNARTNGVTSEMNTPAARGPAPQNLPVAEPAAELDMAEFTFDSSPQDDKPLKFTDFEDNPANVPAEASGDAYNFLLDW